The Apium graveolens cultivar Ventura chromosome 6, ASM990537v1, whole genome shotgun sequence genome contains a region encoding:
- the LOC141667253 gene encoding zinc finger protein ZAT9-like, which produces MERHQCQLCTRSFMNGKALGGHMRSHLFPLPLPRKHIDPHVVLVQDRESETESRNPTRKRSTRARKLKVVELQNTAFKKPSSAESVPELEVVSSVCDDTASDIHDCFEDEEDVASCLMMMGRDKWRVKSVSVARYECETCKKVFGSFQALGGHRTSHKKVKKRLGDYHHQVEEKSLEEKPRKKIIGNNKNVVKKLMHECPVCFKVFGSGQALGGHKRSHFLASSSTSATSTTSSTKQQPLEQNGKIIENDHFGFSFIDLNLPAPMEYEDSSPLEALHLV; this is translated from the coding sequence ATGGAGAGACACCAGTGTCAACTTTGTACTAGAAGTTTCATGAATGGCAAAGCTTTAGGAGGTCACATGAGGTCTCATTTGTTTCCTTTGCCACTCCCACGAAAGCACATAGATCCTCATGTAGTACTTGTTCAAGATAGAGAAAGTGAGACCGAGTCAAGAAACCCAACTCGGAAAAGATCAACCAGGGCTCGAAAACTCAAGGTGGTGGAGCTACAAAACACTGCTTTCAAGAAGCCGAGCTCAGCTGAGTCAGTGCCCGAGTTGGAAGTTGTGAGTTCAGTTTGTGATGACACTGCTAGTGATATTCATGACTGTTTTGAAGACGAGGAAGATGTTGCATCATGCTTAATGATGATGGGTAGAGATAAATGGAGGGTTAAATCAGTGAGTGTGGCTAGGTATGAGTGTGAGACTTGCAAGAAAGTGTTCGGGTCGTTTCAAGCGCTGGGTGGACACAGAACGAGTCACAAGAAAGTCAAGAAACGGCTAGGCGATTATCATCATCAAGTTGAGGAAAAGTCATTGGAGGAGAAACCAAGGAAAAAAATCATTGGCAACAATAAAAATGTGGTTAAAAAATTAATGCATGAGTGTCCGGTTTGTTTTAAAGTGTTCGGGTCGGGTCAAGCACTAGGTGGGCACAAAAGATCACACTTTTTGGCTTCTTCATCAACCAGTGCTACTTCAACTACTTCATCTACTAAACAGCAACCACTTGAACAAAATGGTAAGATTATTGAAAATGATCACTTTGGTTTCAGTTTTATAGATCTTAACTTGCCGGCTCCAATGGAATATGAAGACTCTAGCCCACTTGAGGCATTGCATTTGGTATAA